In one window of Polaromonas naphthalenivorans CJ2 DNA:
- a CDS encoding TRAP transporter large permease subunit, translating to MTIIIFLGSMLGAMALGIPIAFSLLLCGAALMWHLNMFDAQILAQNVINGADSFPLLAVPFFMLAGEIMNAGGLSRRIVNFAMALVGHVKGGLGYVTIVAAVILASLSGSAVADAAALTALLLPMMVAAGHDKARSAGLIASAGIIAPIIPPSIAFVIFGVAANVSISKLFMAGIFPGIWLAVSLVFTWWYLVRKEVVVPPPRKTAAEVVEALRLATWALVLPFIIVFGLKFGVFTPTEAAVVAAVYSLFVSTVIYRELTIKQLVPLFVSAAKTCSVVMFLVAAAMVSAWLITVANLPAQVVALLQPLLDSPRLLMVAIMVLTMLVGTALDMTPTILLLTPVLMPVIKAAGIDPVYFGVLFVINNAIGLITPPVGTVLNAVAGVGKISMDEVTRGVWPFMIAQFTIMFLMIAFPQLVMVPARWFY from the coding sequence TCCTGGGTTCCATGCTGGGCGCCATGGCGCTGGGCATTCCGATTGCTTTTTCCCTGCTGCTGTGCGGCGCCGCGCTGATGTGGCACCTGAACATGTTCGACGCGCAGATCCTGGCGCAAAACGTGATCAACGGCGCCGACAGCTTTCCGCTGCTGGCCGTGCCTTTCTTCATGCTGGCCGGCGAGATCATGAACGCCGGCGGCCTGTCGCGGCGCATCGTGAACTTTGCGATGGCGCTGGTCGGTCACGTCAAGGGCGGGCTGGGCTATGTGACCATCGTCGCCGCCGTCATCCTGGCCTCGCTGTCGGGTTCGGCCGTGGCCGATGCCGCCGCGCTGACCGCCTTGCTGCTGCCGATGATGGTCGCGGCCGGGCATGACAAGGCGCGCTCGGCCGGATTGATTGCCTCGGCCGGCATCATTGCGCCCATCATTCCGCCCAGCATTGCCTTCGTCATCTTCGGCGTCGCGGCCAACGTGTCGATTTCCAAGCTGTTCATGGCCGGCATCTTTCCGGGCATCTGGCTGGCCGTGTCGCTGGTGTTTACCTGGTGGTATCTGGTGCGCAAGGAAGTGGTGGTGCCGCCTCCGCGCAAGACGGCCGCCGAAGTGGTCGAGGCGCTACGCCTGGCGACCTGGGCTTTGGTGCTGCCTTTCATCATCGTGTTCGGCCTGAAGTTCGGCGTGTTCACGCCGACCGAGGCGGCGGTGGTGGCTGCGGTGTACTCGCTGTTTGTCTCGACCGTCATTTACCGCGAACTCACTATCAAGCAGCTGGTGCCGCTGTTTGTCTCGGCCGCCAAGACCTGCTCCGTGGTGATGTTCCTGGTCGCCGCCGCCATGGTCTCGGCCTGGCTGATCACGGTGGCCAACTTGCCGGCGCAAGTGGTTGCCTTGCTGCAGCCCTTGCTCGACAGCCCCCGCTTGCTGATGGTGGCGATCATGGTGCTGACCATGCTGGTGGGAACGGCGCTGGACATGACACCCACCATCTTGCTGCTGACTCCTGTGCTCATGCCGGTGATCAAGGCCGCAGGCATCGATCCGGTGTATTTCGGCGTGCTGTTCGTCATCAACAACGCCATCGGCCTGATCACCCCGCCCGTGGGCACGGTGCTCAATGCGGTGGCCGGCGTGGGCAAGATCAGCATGGACGAGGTGACCCGGGGCGTGTGGCCTTTCATGATCGCGCAGTTCACCATCATGTTTTTGATGATCGCTTTCCCGCAGCTCGTCATGGTGCCGGCCCGCTGGTTCTATTGA